A single uncultured Methanolobus sp. DNA region contains:
- a CDS encoding DUF2023 family protein, with protein sequence MKQLNEDILSSYLHGNMKLVRHHIYEYQKGLRHLILHTASSDLENDIVRLLEKKNVNYLIRKASDKKINVFFGDKRCISVLKKIGDKSLSDYSAEEDFILGTMLGYDRIQQCDRYLKRKNKKQMYEMFL encoded by the coding sequence GTGAAACAATTGAACGAGGATATTTTAAGCTCATACCTGCATGGCAACATGAAACTCGTAAGGCATCATATATATGAATACCAGAAAGGCCTGAGACATCTTATATTGCATACAGCAAGCAGTGATCTTGAAAATGATATTGTCCGGTTGCTTGAGAAAAAGAATGTAAACTACCTTATACGAAAGGCTTCAGATAAAAAGATAAATGTATTCTTTGGGGATAAAAGATGCATCAGTGTGCTTAAGAAGATAGGAGATAAAAGTCTTTCAGATTACAGTGCCGAGGAAGATTTCATACTGGGTACAATGCTGGGTTATGACCGCATACAGCAATGTGACCGTTATCTTAAAAGAAAAAATAAAAAACAAATGTATGAGATGTTTCTCTGA
- a CDS encoding DUF2111 domain-containing protein translates to MPCCDEFNGAVCLKICSDSTADDLEPIAIAIHTLLGIPITIRSLNCRGIRMERGEIMDRDYTGPVLEEVIKTNTTIRTVPNEGTYRGKSVVVAPIRTLEGEAIGAIGVVDLVAALDILSMFREYPGVIDEVEESRKRMK, encoded by the coding sequence ATGCCATGTTGTGACGAATTCAATGGTGCAGTCTGTCTGAAGATCTGTTCTGACTCTACGGCGGATGACCTGGAACCCATAGCTATTGCCATACATACCCTTCTGGGCATCCCGATAACAATACGCAGTCTCAATTGCAGGGGCATCAGGATGGAAAGAGGAGAGATCATGGACAGGGACTATACCGGACCTGTTCTTGAAGAGGTGATCAAGACTAATACAACAATAAGAACCGTACCGAACGAAGGTACCTACAGGGGAAAGTCTGTGGTGGTCGCTCCTATCAGAACCCTGGAAGGAGAAGCGATAGGTGCAATCGGTGTTGTAGACCTCGTAGCTGCTCTTGATATTCTTTCAATGTTCAGGGAATACCCAGGTGTCATTGATGAAGTGGAAGAATCAAGAAAGAGAATGAAGTGA
- the trxB gene encoding thioredoxin-disulfide reductase, whose product MYDLIIIGGGPAGMTAGIYAVRYGLDTLVLEKNVVPGQIATADRVENYPGFPSISGMELMNKFKEHAEHTGVKTRSADVQTVKEEDNKKVVVTDSGDFEALAVIVATGANPRRLGVPGEDEFLTKGVSYCATCDGPFYSGLNVIVVGGGESAVTDALILSDIAEKVYVVHRRDELRACSLLQKRAFDKENITFIWDTVVQEIKGSDLVERVVLRNIKTDELTEMEIDGIFIYVGINPNTSMVDVEKKGAGFIVTDEKMECSVPGIFAAGDCRRTSMWQVVTAVSDGAVAAISAHEYITSQKYQQP is encoded by the coding sequence GCCTTGATACCCTTGTGCTTGAAAAGAACGTAGTTCCCGGGCAGATAGCAACTGCTGACAGGGTAGAGAATTACCCCGGTTTTCCTTCAATTTCAGGAATGGAGCTCATGAACAAGTTCAAAGAGCATGCAGAGCACACTGGTGTCAAAACCCGGAGTGCTGATGTCCAGACCGTTAAAGAGGAAGATAACAAAAAGGTTGTTGTCACCGACAGCGGCGATTTTGAAGCTCTGGCTGTAATTGTTGCCACAGGTGCCAATCCAAGAAGACTTGGAGTTCCCGGAGAGGACGAGTTCCTGACAAAAGGAGTTTCCTACTGTGCAACATGTGACGGTCCGTTCTACTCAGGACTCAATGTCATTGTAGTAGGCGGTGGAGAGTCCGCTGTTACCGATGCACTCATACTGTCAGACATTGCTGAAAAAGTATATGTGGTGCACAGGCGTGATGAACTGAGAGCCTGTTCTCTTCTTCAGAAAAGAGCTTTTGATAAAGAGAATATCACATTCATCTGGGACACCGTTGTACAGGAGATAAAAGGCAGCGACCTTGTTGAGAGAGTTGTCCTCAGGAACATCAAGACCGATGAACTGACCGAAATGGAAATTGACGGTATTTTCATCTATGTCGGTATCAACCCCAATACTTCCATGGTGGATGTTGAAAAGAAAGGTGCAGGTTTCATTGTGACCGATGAGAAAATGGAATGTTCCGTACCCGGTATATTTGCAGCAGGCGACTGCCGCAGAACTTCCATGTGGCAGGTGGTCACAGCTGTTTCAGATGGTGCGGTTGCAGCCATATCAGCACATGAGTACATTACTTCCCAGAAGTACCAGCAGCCTTAG
- a CDS encoding ABC transporter permease, with amino-acid sequence MRKRTYLKLATNILIHSKIRSWLTIIGIVIGVGSVVTIMALSDSMEADMEERLADLDLTLITVTPGYTQAMSGFRGGGGGFGGSTSSSDAELTDKDIMAIKLVENIDYIYGQISGSNLDVYFMGETAGLSVTGVDPQVWQYTVTYEVESGRLLEATDNNVVVIGYRIAHEMYDQEIGLNRIIAIEGRSYRVVGILADGESDSAIIMPIDSAVDIIDDAEPDVYDSIIVKADSVDNVETVVDDIEEKLMISRHVMNDDDRDFSVSDSLSMAESFSEMMASFTIFLGAIAGVSLVVGSVGIANTMFTSVLERTKEIGTMKAIGAKNSDILMIFLFNSALVGFVGGVLGILLSLILTSFFPYLGLPMTRSSTGMTVAPDLMALGIGIAMIIGILSGLIPAYNASKMKPVDALRYE; translated from the coding sequence ATGAGAAAAAGAACCTACCTTAAACTTGCCACAAATATCTTAATTCATAGCAAAATAAGAAGCTGGCTCACTATAATAGGCATAGTCATAGGTGTTGGGTCAGTAGTTACCATCATGGCACTTAGCGACAGCATGGAAGCAGACATGGAAGAGAGATTAGCTGATCTGGACCTTACACTCATCACAGTTACACCTGGTTACACACAGGCAATGTCAGGCTTTAGAGGTGGAGGCGGAGGTTTTGGCGGTAGTACTTCATCCTCTGATGCAGAATTGACTGATAAGGATATAATGGCAATAAAACTGGTCGAGAACATCGATTACATCTATGGCCAGATATCAGGAAGTAATCTTGATGTCTACTTCATGGGCGAGACTGCCGGTCTTTCTGTTACCGGAGTGGACCCGCAGGTGTGGCAGTATACTGTGACCTACGAGGTGGAATCCGGCAGATTGCTTGAAGCTACTGACAACAATGTTGTGGTCATAGGTTACAGAATAGCTCATGAGATGTATGATCAGGAAATAGGTCTTAACCGCATAATTGCCATCGAAGGCAGATCCTACAGAGTAGTAGGCATTCTGGCAGACGGTGAAAGTGACAGCGCCATCATCATGCCAATTGATTCGGCAGTAGACATAATAGATGATGCTGAACCGGATGTATATGATAGTATTATTGTAAAAGCTGATAGTGTGGATAACGTCGAAACGGTTGTCGATGACATCGAAGAGAAACTCATGATCTCAAGGCATGTTATGAATGACGATGACCGTGATTTCAGTGTTTCAGATTCACTATCAATGGCAGAATCTTTCAGTGAGATGATGGCATCATTCACAATATTCCTGGGAGCAATAGCAGGTGTATCTCTAGTTGTAGGTTCTGTAGGTATTGCAAATACAATGTTCACATCCGTATTGGAAAGGACAAAAGAAATAGGCACTATGAAGGCTATCGGAGCCAAGAATAGTGATATCCTCATGATATTCCTTTTCAACTCAGCTCTTGTAGGCTTTGTAGGAGGAGTGCTCGGAATACTGCTTAGTCTGATTCTTACGTCTTTCTTCCCGTACCTCGGACTTCCAATGACACGCTCATCTACGGGTATGACAGTTGCTCCGGACTTGATGGCTCTGGGAATTGGCATTGCAATGATCATAGGAATTCTCTCAGGTCTGATACCTGCGTACAATGCATCAAAAATGAAGCCAGTGGATGCATTGAGATACGAATGA